In Nicotiana tabacum cultivar K326 chromosome 11, ASM71507v2, whole genome shotgun sequence, a single window of DNA contains:
- the LOC142165922 gene encoding uncharacterized protein LOC142165922: protein MEDYYEHLNIVDEAAKIRAATMYLIDTAMLWWRRKKTEMEKGTCSIQTWEQFKSELKRQLYPQNVVNEARRKLRELKQTTSIREYVKEFTKLILQIPNMSGEDVLFYFMDGLQNWAKQELQRRQVKDVDEAIAVAESLTDFRTEAPSQGTPRANPSDLEEIVHIETKASKLLAPIVIPKEKATTILTGATAERRQEGAAQTDIQAGEAATQGRQNVAHLGHMMLGALLTKEPALKQVTRDKPDLAQMGQTLLGAVMGKEPRLKQKGSLFVDAKLNGQPVRIMVDTGATHNFVTEAKARSLGLTFSPSSSLLKTVNANLTNVNGVAHNVQLNLGAWQGSIVKGFKRGEATFLAAVTEINEVKVDETLPPCVQQVLDENKDVMPEELPKCLPLRREVDHQIELIPGAKPPAMGPYRMAPPELEELRKQLKELLEAGHVRPSKAPFGAPVLFQKKQDGSLRLCIDYRALNKVTVKNKYPIPLIADLFDRLGQAKAFEGLKSAITEEPVLALPDFSEVFEVHTDAFDFAIGGVLMQEGHPIAFESRKLNDAERRYTVQEKEMTAVVHCLRTWRHYLLGAPFVVKTDNVATSYFQSQKKLSPKQARWQDFLAEFDYSLEYKPGKANVVADALSRKAVLAPIVSTTNNDILDAIKEGM, encoded by the exons ATGGAGGACTACTATGAGCACCTCAACATCGTTGATGAGGCTGCCAAAATCAGGGCCGCAACGATGTACCTTATCGACACCGCCATGCTTTGGTGGCGGAGGAAGAAAACCGAGATGGAGAAAGGTACTTGCTCAATCCAAACTTGGGAGCAGTTCAAGTCCGAGCTAAAACGACAGCTCTATCCACAAAATGTCGTCAATGAGGCTCGTCGGAAGTTGAGAGAACTGAAACAAACAACTTCCATTCGTGAGTACGTAAAAGAGTTCACCAAACTCATTTTGCAGATCCCCAACATGTCAGGTGAGGACGTGTTGTTTTATTTCATGGATGGCCTTCAAAACTGGGCCAAACAAGAGTTGCAGCGACGTCAAGTTAAAGACGTCGATGAAGCTATCGCCGTGGCTGAGTCCTTGACGGATTTTAGGACAGAAGCACCAAGTCAAGGGACACCAAGAGCAAACCCGTCAGATCTGGAGGAGATTGTACATATCGAGACAAAGGCAAGCAAATTGCTGGCCCCAATCGTGATTCCAAAGGAGAAGGCAACCACAATTCTCACTGGCGCGACAG CAGAACGGAGGCAAGAAGGTGCGGCACAAACTGATATACAAGCAGGCGAGGCTGCTACTCAAGGGAGACAAAATGTGGCACATCTTGGCCACATGATGCTCGGTGCGTTGCTGACCAAAGAGCCTGCTTTGAAGCAGGTTACTCGGGACAAACCTGACCTTGCTCAAATGGGTCAGACTTTACTTGGTGCTGTGATGGGCAAAGAACCCAGGTTGAAGCAAAAAGGATCACTGTTTGTGGATGCGAAGCTTAATGGACAACCCGTTCGCATCATGGTCGACACTGGGGCGACACACAACTTCGTGACTGAAGCAAAGGCTAGATCACTTGGCCTTACTTTTAGTCCCAGCAGTTCTTTGTTAAAAACAGTCAATGCCAATCTCACAAACGTAAATGGAGTTGCTCACAATGTGCAACTCAATTTAGGAGCTTGGCAAGGGAGT ATTGTGAAGGGCTTCAAGAGAGGAGAAGCCACGTTCTTAGCAGCCGTAACTGAGATTAACGAGGTCAAGGTTGATGAGACCTTGCCCCCATGTGTGCAGCAGGTTCTTGATGAAAACAAGGATGTTATGCCGGAAGAACTTCCCAAATGTCTCCCACTACGAAGGGAAGTGGATCATCAGATTGAGCTGATTCCGGGAGCAAAGCCACCTGCCATGGGCCCGTATCGCATGGCACCTCCAGAATTGGAGGAATTGAGGAAGCAACTGAAGGAGTTGCTTGAAGCGGGACACGTTAGACCGTCAAAGGCGCCATTTGGAGCACCAGTCTTGTTCCAAAAGAAGCAAGATGGGTCATTACGACTGTGCATAGACTATCGTGCGCTCAACAAAGTCACGGTGAAAAACAAATATCCAATCCCTTTGATAGCAGATTTGTTTGATCGTCTTGGCCAAGCCAAG GCATTTGAGGGGCTCAAATCAGCAATTACGGAGGAGCCTGTTTTGGCCTTACCAGACTTTTCGGAAGTCTTTGAAGTCCACACGGATGCATTTGATTTTGCTATTGGGGGCGTCCTAATGCAAGAGGGCCACCCAATAGCCTTTGAGAGCAGAAAATTGAATGATGCGGAGCGTCGGTATACGGTCCAAGAGAAGGAGATGACGGCAGTGGTTCATTGCCTTAGGACCTGGCGTCATTACTTGTTGGGAGCCCCTTTTGTCGTCAAAACGGATAATGTGGCGACGAGTTATTTCCAGTCACAAAAGAAGTTGTCACCCAAGCAAGCAAGGTGGCAGGACTTCTTGGCGGAATTTGACTATTCCTTGGAGTATAAgccggggaaagctaatgttgttgCCGACGCATTGAGTCGGAAGGCAGTGCTGGCGCCAATTGTTAGCACAACCAACAACGATATCCTTGATGCAATCAAGGAAGGAATGTAG